A genomic segment from Corythoichthys intestinalis isolate RoL2023-P3 chromosome 2, ASM3026506v1, whole genome shotgun sequence encodes:
- the vwa1 gene encoding von Willebrand factor A domain-containing protein 1 produces MELSHLLTWLLMCLLPTTLTAQAGAPEGVLNCCEGDVLFLLDSSGSVSSYEHSRMLDFLSELLLPFSLGEDQVRIGLVQVGTQPRLEFGFDAFRTQSGLQGALRSTKALRGDTNTVEALKIADRVLRPGPGAGARPGLPRVLVWLTDGVKPGDVIGPMDELREEGVAVLVVSTGHGNYQVLRQVVSSPAENHLYFVDIDDMSIIVEDLRDAIIEIIRAERINVRDVSSNAATLQWRPVLSGLAGYYEIRFGPLPSGGTGSGGSGTGTSPSTGGSQYQRLVQSSDSNSVRLTGLKSDTVYTATLTPESNEQAFNTLSVTFRTQSEVHSPALVTVSESGSTSVRVSWGPLQPETVTSYYIEYSALPTGKLHTVTVDKRHNSTLLKNLQPDSTYLVTVTARHSSGKEKAMSVKVCTQEATPALADLQLTTVDSNSVQVNWRGSFDGLKGYWLTWEGQQRVDQRSSFYLPPNSLSTRLTELPPSARVCVSPIYKTARGEGLCCTAKFSSDAATYGYQS; encoded by the exons TTCTCAACTGCTGTGAGGGGGATGTTCTTTTCTTGTTGGATTCCTCTGGTAGCGTGTCATCCTACGAGCACTCCCGCATGCTCGACTTCCTGTCTGAGCTTCTCCTGCCATTTTCTCTGGGGGAGGATCAGGTGAGGATTGGACTTGTACAGGTGGGCACCCAACCACGCCTTGAGTTTGGCTTTGATGCCTTCCGCACGCAAAGCGGCCTGCAAGGAGCCTTGAGGAGCACCAAAGCCCTCAGGGGGGATACCAACACTGTAGAAGCACTGAAAATTGCAGATCGAGTGTTGAGACCTGGACCTGGGGCAGGAGCCCGTCCGGGGCTTCCTAGAGTGCTGGTTTGGCTGACGGATGGCGTGAAACCAGGTGATGTGATTGGCCCAATGGATGAGCTGAGGGAAGAAGGTGTGGCCGTGCTGGTGGTATCCACTGGCCATGGTAACTATCAGGTGTTGAGGCAAGTTGTGTCTTCACCTGCTGAGAACCACCTGTACTTTGTGGACATTGATGACATGAGCATCATTGTAGAGGACCTGCGGGACGCCATCATCG AAATAATCCGTGCTGAGCGTATCAATGTCCGGGATGTGTCCTCCAATGCCGCCACACTCCAGTGGCGACCTGTCCTCTCTGGGTTGGCGGGCTACTACGAGATCCGCTTTGGTCCACTTCCCTCAGGTGGGACAGGAAGTGGAGGAAGTGGTACTGGGACCAGTCCAAGCACTGGTGGTAGTCAGTACCAGAGACTGGTCCAGTCGTCAGATTCCAATAGTGTCAGGCTAACAGGGCTGAAGTCTGACACGGTCTATACTGCTACTTTGACACCGGAGTCAAATGAACAAGCTTTCAACACTCTGTCGGTCACCTTCAGGACACAATCAG AAGTACACAGTCCAGCTTTGGTCACGGTCTCTGAGTCGGGGTCGACCAGTGTTCGGGTGAGCTGGGGTCCTCTCCAGCCTGAGACAGTCACAAGTTACTACATAGAATACTCTGCCCTGCCGACTGGAAAGCTGCATACTGTGACAGTGGACAAGCGGCATAACTCCACGCTCCTCAAGAACCTTCAACCAGATAGCACCTACTTGGTCACCGTTACTGCCAGGCATTCATCGGGCAAAGAGAAGGCAATGTCAGTCAAAGTATGCACACAGGAAG CCACTCCAGCCCTGGCTGACCTGCAGCTGACTACAGTGGACAGCAACTCTGTGCAGGTGAACTGGAGGGGCAGCTTTGATGGTTTAAAGGGCTACTGGCTCACCTGGGAAGGGCAACAAAGAGTCGACCAGCGTTCATCTTTCTACTTGCCGCCCAATTCTCTGTCTACGCGACTTACTGAACTCCCTCCTTCAGCAAGGGTGTGCGTGTCACCCATTTATAAGACAGCAAGGGGAGAGGGACTGTGCTGCACGGCAAAATTTTCCTCAG ATGCAGCAACGTACGGCTACCAATCATAG